In one window of Macrobrachium rosenbergii isolate ZJJX-2024 chromosome 27, ASM4041242v1, whole genome shotgun sequence DNA:
- the LOC136853552 gene encoding L-selectin-like, whose translation MIRALLLLAVLAAVAMAQRQLIRPDPQACKNRIKHAATFRNGHYYFFSWTHGPTKEHERDWLDARNICRKHCQDLVSLESQDEAQFVYQAIQQNNVKYIWTSGRKCNFDGCDRPDLQPALVNGWFWSGSSDRIPPTNTSFGWRGDWSRTGGSGQAQPDNREFGETGTDESCIAILNNFYQDGIVWHDVACHHVKPWVCEDSDELLRFARFTYPEAQIP comes from the exons ATGATCCGTGCACTTCTGTTGCTAGCTGTGCTGGCGGCCGTTGCAATGGCCCAAAGGCAGCTCATCAGGCCAGACCCACAGGCCTGCAAGAACCGTATCAAGCATGCAGCAACTTTCAGAAACGGGCACTATTACTTCTTCTCTTGGACTCATGGACCTACCAAGGAACACGAAAGGGACTGGCTTGATGCAAGAAACATCTGCAG GAAACACTGCCAAGATTTAGTCAGCTTGGAATCCCAGGACGAGGCCCAGTTCGTCTACCAGGCCATCCAGCAGAACAACGTCAAGTACATCTGGACCTCTGGACGCAAATGTAACTTCGACGGCTGTGACAGGCCTGATCTCCAGCCAGCCCTCGTTAACGGATGGTTCTGGTCTGGTTCTTCCGACCGTATCCCCCCAACCAACACCTCCTTCGGCTGGAGGGGTGACTGGTCTCGCACCGGAGGCAGCGGCCAAGCCCAGCCCGACAACCGCGAGTTCGGAGAGACCGGCACTGATGAATCTTGCATCGCCATCCTCAACAACTTCTACCAGGACGGCATCGTGTGGCACGACGTTGCCTGCCACCACGTCAAGCCCTGGGTATGCGAGGACTCCGACGAGCTCCTCAGGTTTGCCCGTTTCACATACCCAGAAGCTCAAATCCCCTGA